The following are from one region of the Tachysurus fulvidraco isolate hzauxx_2018 chromosome 15, HZAU_PFXX_2.0, whole genome shotgun sequence genome:
- the sgo1 gene encoding shugoshin 1 yields the protein MARERVVQKKSFQQSLDDIKEKMKEKRNKRLASACSASRGLSKMKNAATVKPFVLKSVQVNNKALALALQAEREKVRQAQGIILQLKRERQALIFHLLMMKRALSEGGVVRSAQTLTADEPQSPRDVAQNVAEEEEVHPLESVKQQNEASGNSEVSLPPTVGTRRRRDGRKRSERRRSSLFSPSSVDGCVTEEVEPQNSDVAEQPELNLVTSSTEHNNTVPEVSVHEAPTENNKARGQRSRHTDSVDVSKAALDSELSDLAAVQHSTPEPPQRCMSRQTKRKAAQSATKPERGRKVERAPLKKPWEKPRARSKSRAPAAGSAPATSDRLNSSLGSNDTFDFDCEEAVHITPFRGGVKVSEAPPSPVTMPSPVALNSPAPADDAPSSSEAEQDTNDSPYVPDRKCRRIQGPPPRRARSKRRSARTRGRQNSGPKQNRTAPELSKNCKTGAEATDITLSVNEELQIPQSPAADLQFPDALVCRPAETSNQFTPGKEPAEAAVSEKENATPPPDIPAAEAGLMMMDSPLYDFTNCQDQSSEQENNMAVMVDKSRRNKGGLVVRSCLGLALSDVTNLSSAAYQASLPSRDSTPGLCRKRRCTSVVSYKEPSISSKLRRGDKFTDTRFLRSPVFKQKSRRSLKAMEKYNESFVGCR from the exons ATGGCTCGTGAGCGGGTCGTCCAGAAGAAGTCGTTCCAGCAGAGTCTGGATGACATTAAGgagaagatgaaggagaagcggAACAAGCGTCTGGCCAGCGCATGTTCTGCAAGTCGAGGACTTTCCAAAATGAAGAACGCCG CTACAGTGAAGCCGTTTGTGCTGAAGAGCGTACAGGTGAATAACAAAGCGCTGGCCTTGGCTCTACaggcagagagggagaaagTACGACAAGCGCAGGGGATCATTCTACAGCTGAAGAGAGAACGACAGGCGCTCATCTTCCACCTGCTGATGATGAAGAGGGCTCTGAGTGAAGGGGGGGTGGTCAGAAGTGCACAG ACGTTGACTGCTGACGAGCCGCAGAGCCCCAG GGATGTGGCACAGAATGTTGCTGAGGAAGAGGAAGTCCACCCCTTAGAGTCTGTCAAACAGCAGAATGAAG CATCCGGTAATAGCGAAGTCTCTTTGCCTCCCACTGTTGGAACACGTCGGCGGCGAGATGGGCGAAAGCGCTCTGAGAGGAGGCGGAGCTCACTGTTTAGCCCCTCCTCTGTGGATGGTTGTGTAACCGAAGAGGTAGAACCTCAGAACTCTGATGTGGCCGAGCAACCTGAGCTCAACCTAGTCACGAGCAGCACCGAACACAACAACACTGTCCCAGAAGTCTCTGTGCATGAAGCTCCTACTGAAAACAACAAGGCcaggggtcaaaggtcacgCCACACTGATTCTGTTGATGTGTCCAAGGCGGCGCTGGACTCTGAGCTTTCGGACCTGGCAGCGGTGCAGCACTCGACCCCGGAGCCGCCACAGCGCTGTATGTCCAGACAGACGAAGAGAAAAGCGGCTCAGTCAGCTACCAAACCGGAAAGAGGCCGCAAGGTGGAACGTGCACCGCTGAAGAAGCCCTGGgag AAGCCGCGTGCGCGCTCCAAGAGTCGTGCGCCAGCGGCCGGTTCTGCTCCCGCTACCAGCGACCGGTTAAACTCTTCACTGGGCAGCAATGACACGTTCGACTTTGACTGTGAAGAGGCCGTACACATCACACCTTTTAGAGGAGGAGTCAAAGTCTCAGAAGCTCCGCCCTCTCCTGTAACCATGCCCTCTCCTGTTGCTCTAAACTCTCCTGCCCCAGCAGACGATGCCCCCAGCTCTTCAGAAGCAGAGCAGGACACAAACGACAGCCCGTACGTTCCGGACAGAAAGTGCAGACGAATTCAGGGTCCTCCACCACGCCGTGCCCGCTCCAAAAGGAGGTCCGCTCGGACGAGAGGGAGGCAGAACAGTGGACCTAAACAGAATCGCACCGCTCCAGAGCTCTCGA AAAACTGCAAAACAGGTGCTGAAGCTACAGACATCACTCTGTCAGTCAATGAAGAACTACAGATCCCACAATCCCCTGCTGCAGACCTGCAGTTTCCAGATGCTTTGGTATGTCGACCTGCTGAGACGAGCAACCAGTTCACTCCAGGCAAAGAGCCTGCTGAAG CTGCTGTGTCTGAAAAGGAAAATGCGACTCCTCCACCTGACATCCCTGCTGCAGAGGCGGGACTTATGATGATGGACAGTCCTTTATATGACTTTACAAATTGCCAGGACCAATCATCAGAGCAGGAGAACAACATGGCTGTGATGGTGGACAAGTCAAGGAGGAATAAAG GTGGTCTCGTTGTTCGCTCCTGTCTGGGCTTGGCTTTGAGTGACGTGACAAATCTCTCCTCCGCAGCCTATCAAGCGTCTCTGCCGAGCAGAGACTCCACCCCCGGTCTCTGTCGCAAGAGGCGCTGCACAAGCGTGGTCAGCTATAAAGAGCCGTCGATCAGCTC gAAGCTGCGGCGTGGAGACAAGTTCACAGACACACGTTTCCTGCGCTCACCCGTCTTTAAGCAGAAGTCTCGCCGCTCTCTTAAAGCCATGGAGAAATACAACGAGTCATTCGTGGGATGTCGCTGA
- the si:ch73-359m17.9 gene encoding integumentary mucin C.1 encodes MKLIVFPSMKLLIIALCVVMTILTSQSADITTNSTPTNSTPTNPTPANPTPTNSTPTNSTPTISTSTISTSTISTPTNSTPTISTPTNSTPTNSTPTISTSTISTSTNSTPTSAPQPTRAKGDQTHDRPTHTTQRHTDQPTPDQRHT; translated from the exons ATGAAGCTCATCGTCTTCCCCAGCATGAAGCTCCTGATCATTGCACTGTGTGTGGTCATGACCATCCTAACTTCTCAG tCAGCAGACATAACTACCAACTCCACACCTACCAACTCCACACCTACCAACCCCACACCTGCCAACCCCACACCTACCAACTCCACACCTACCAACTCCACACCTACCATCTCCACATCTACCATCTCCACATCTACCATCTCCACACCTACCAACTCCACACCTACCATCTCCACACCTACCAACTCCACACCTACCAACTCCACACCTACCATCTCCACATCTACCATCTCCACATCTACCAACTCCACACCTACCTCAGCGCCACAACCGACCAGAGCCAAAGGCGACCAAACCCACGACCGCCCAACGCACACGACTCAGCGCCACACCGACCAACCCACACCGGACCAGCGCCACACCTAA
- the LOC125138840 gene encoding cell wall protein DAN4-like, with product MKLIVFSSMKLLIIALCVVMTSQSAAEVTTVLSTPEVNTSTTTSATTVWTPISTSNISTPTPTSATTVFTPTSTSNISTPTPTSATTVFTPTSTFNITPTSTFNISTATTNTKPFNSTISLNTTGKGMSLHTGVSPDVLLAQLSVILIVVMSAT from the exons ATGAAGCTCATCGTCTTCTCCAGCATGAAGCTCCTGATCATTGCACTGTGTGTGGTCATGACTTCTCAG tCAGCAGCAGAGGTAACTACCGTCCTATCTACCCCAGAGGTAAACACCTCCACAACCACCTCCGCAACTACCGTCTGGACCCCCATCTCCACATCTAACatctccacccccacccccacctccgCAACTACCGTCTTCACCCCCACCTCCACATCTAACatctccacccccacccccacctccgCAACTACCGTCTTCACCCCCACCTCCACATTTAACATCACCCCCACCTCCACATTTAACATCTCCACTGCAACCACCAACACCAAACCATTCAATTCCACCATATCTCTGAACACAACTGGAAAAGGCATGAGTCTGCACACCGGTGTGTCACCTGATGTCCTGTTGGCTCAGTTATCTGTCATTTTGATTGTGGTAATGAGCGCCACCTAA
- the rpl14 gene encoding 60S ribosomal protein L14, with protein sequence MVFKRFVEIGRVAYIAFGPHEGKLVTIVDVIDQNRALVDGPCTGVRRQSMPFKCMQLTDYVIKVPHGARQKFVRRAWEKAEVSKKWEESSWAKKIEAREKRSKMTDFDRYKVMKAKKMRNKIIKHETKKLQKAAAASAAAKKKA encoded by the exons ATG GTGTTCAAGCGCTTCGTTGAGATCGGACGCGTCGCCTACATTGCCTTCGGTCCCCATGAAGGCAAACTGGTGACCATTGTAGATGTGATCGATCAGAACAGG gCGCTGGTAGACGGACCCTGCACCGGCGTGAGGAGGCAGTCGATGCCCTTCAAGTGCATGCAGCTCACCGATTACGTCATCAAAGTTCCTCATGG CGCTCGTCAGAAGTTTGTGAGGCGCGCTTGGGAGAAAGCTGAGGTCAGCAAGAAATGGGAAGAGAGCAGCTGGGCCAAGAAAATCGAAGCCAGGGAAAAG agaTCCAAGATGACTGACTTCGACCGCTACAAGGTCATGAAGGCCAAGAAAATG AGGAACAAGATCATCAAACACGAGACGAAGAAACTCCAGAAAGCCGCAGCAGCTTCagctgcagcaaaaaaaaaggcttaa